The region ATAAGTATCACGTCCGTAAGTACGGCGCACACGGTACCTCTCACCGTTATATTTGGCGTGCAACTAATGAGTTTACCAACGGTCAGACTCACAAGCTGGTAAGCTGCCACCTTGGTTCTGGTGCTTCTCTTTCCGCTATTGAGGATGGACGCGATCTTGAGACCACTATGGGTCTCACTCCACTTGATGGTCTTATCATGGGCACCCGTTGCGGTACTATTGACCCTGCTACAGTGTTTTATCTCTCTCGCGTTGGCGGTTACTCTATCGATGAGATTGACACTATGATGAACAAACAGTCCGGTCTTCTCGCTCTGTCCGGTCACTCTGATTCTCGTGATATTGAGGACGGCGCTCACGCAGGGGATAAAGACTGCCAGCTTGCACTTGAGATGTTCTACTATCGCACTTCTCAGCTCATCATGGAGATGGCTCAGGCTATGCACGGCTTTGATACCATGGCATTTTCTGCTGGTATTGGTGAGAACTCCGATGAGATGCGTCTTGGCGTTGTTAAAGAGCTTGAGTGGATGGGTGTCAAGATTGATGAGGAGAAGAACAAGGTTCGCTCCGGTGAAATCCGTGACATCTCTGCTCCAGATTCAAAGGTACGCGTTTTGATTGTTCCTACCAATGAGGAGTACATGATCGCTCTTGACGTTCAGGAGCTTCTAGGTAAGTAAGCTTTACTTATAATCTGAAGAATTTTATCAACTCCCGCTTTATGCGGGAGTTTTTTATAAAGATATGCATTAGAAGACCGTGATGCTCAATGTTTTAGTAATGCTTTGCTTAGGTTCAAGGCTTATGATACCTGGCTTGTGCTCAAAGATACCATCGGTGTCAATGGTATCTGCAATGCCGCACCATGGCTCAAGGGCAACAAAAGGACAACCAGGAGCTGCGCTCCAAATACCCAGATAATCAAAGCCTTCAAAATCCATCTGAATGCCATGAGTTTCGTAGACATCATTTGTGATTGCGTCTTCAGTATCACTTTCAATGCTATTCGCAGTAACGTTGGATGTCAGTACAATGCGTCTATCAGGAACATTTTCAAGCGTGATGGTCTTCTCGCGATCAATAAGTTCCCAAGACAGAGGAAGTGTATCAGAGTTCACAATAAGCCTCTGAGGAGTTGCGTAGTCACAAAGCCCTTCGTCGGTAATAGAAGGACCATAGCTGGTCCAGGAGCGCGTAAACGTGAGGCAATACTGGTCTAAAGAGGTTGACTCAACGCCCGGAACAGGAATGTTAAATGCAGGGTGTGCACCAAGGGTGAACGGCAATACAACATTTGCAGGATTGGTGACTTCATAGGTTTGTGTCAGCGTATTGTTTGCTACCGAGAAGATCAGTCTGAGCTCAAAGCTGTAAGGATAAGACTTGCGAGTCTCCTCTGTGCTTTTTAGCTGGAGCGTTACAGAAGAATTGCTCTTCTCGACAACTTCAAATTGGTTGAGACGAGCAAGTCCATGGCGAGAAAGGGAAACGGTACCCTCTGCAGACTTTGCCTTACCATCTTTGAGAACACCAACAATGGGGAAGAGGATGGGTGCACGTCTTGGCCACCAGTTGGAATCTCCCTGCCAGAGGTATTCAGACTCACCCTTACGTAAGCTCATGAGCTGTGCACCCATGGTGTCAATTGAAGCGGTAAGAGAGTCGCTAGAAATAGAAATAATTTCAGACATTGATGCCTCCAGCTAAAGAATAAGCCAGCCTCTTATAAGACTGGCTTAGTATATCAAGTTAGAATGAGCAAAGAGCTTCTTCTAGTTAAACGTATGATGTAGGAGCACCCGTCCGCTAGTTTAGAAAGACTAGTTATTGTCTGCCATTTGAGCCTGAACAGCAGTAATTGCAACAACACCAACAATATCGTCAGCAGAGCAACCACGGGAGAGATCGTTGACAGGACGAGCAATACCCTGAAGGATTGGTCCGTATGCATCAGCACCACTGAAACGCTGAACAAGCTTGTAGCCAATGTTGCCAGCCTCAAGGTTGGGGAAGACAAGGATGTTAGCGTTTCCAGCAACTTTGGAGAATGGAGCCTTGAGCTTACCAACCTCAGGAACAAGAGCTGCGTCAAGCTGAAGGTCGCCGTCAAGTGCAAGCTCAGCGTTTTTCTCGTGAGCAAGCTTTGTGGCCTCCTGGACCTTCTCGGCAGTTGCGCCACCAGCAGAGCCCATGGTGGAGTAGGAGAGCATAGCAACGCGAGGCTCGTCGCTCATGAACGCGCGCCAAGAATCAGCGGAAGCAAGAGCAATCTCGGAGAGTTCCTCTGCGGATGGATCAATGTTGAGGCCACAGTCAGCAAAGAGCAAGGTGCCATCCTCACCAAAGCCAGTAGAGGTGCTCATGATAAAGAATGCAGAAACCAGTTTAGTACCAGGAGCAGTCTTGATGATTTGCAGCGCAGGCCTCAAAGTGTTTGCAGTTGAGTGGCAAGCACCAGAAACCAGACCATCAGCGTCACCCATCTTGACCATCATGGTTGCAAAGTAGGTAGCATCGTTCATCTGCTTGCGAGCTTCCTCAATGGTGACGCCCTTGCGAGCACGTAGTTCAGCAAACTTCTGAGCATATGCCTCATGGCGCTCATCAGTGGCAGGGTCTACTACAGTTGCGCCCGGAACATTAATCTGCTCAGGATTGCCAAGAATAATGACCTTTGCAATACCCTCTGCAACAATCTTCTTAGCAGCATCGATGGTACGCTGATCCTCGCCTTCTGGAAGAACAATGGTCTTTACGTCAGACTTAGCGGTTTCTTTCATACGGTCAAGAAACTTGCTCATGTGTCATGCTCCAATCATATTTTGATATCTGTACCTTGTTGAGTTTTGCACTTCTCAACTTGTAGTTTGTATAAAAGCCAGATACAAAATGTTAAGAAATGCATTTTCACACTAGTTGCATATTTTACGCCTAACGGTAGAGCTTTGTGCTCCGCATAACTCACTTTATGGTCACGTGTTAAAATGGGTAAAGTTTTTGTATACAAATCCTGCGCACTTAGGCGCACATGGAGGTTTTATATGTCAATCAATCATGGTCTTCCTGCCGGTTTTAACCCCGACAACTACAATGTTATTGTTGTTGGAGCTGGCTATGCGGGTGCAGTTGTTGCGCGCCGTATGGCAGAAAACTGCAATTCAAAGGTAGCAATCTTTGAGCGCAGAAATCACATTGCCGGCAACGCTTACGATCGCCTTGATAACGCGGGTGTTCTTGTTCACGAGTACGGTCCGCATATCTACCACACCATGAGTGACCGCGTTCACCAGTTCCTCTCGCGCTTTACTGAGTGGACTAACTACCAGCATAAGGTTTTGGCTAACATTAACGGCCAGCTAATGCCCGTTCCTTTTAACCACCAGTCTTTGAAGCTTGCCTTTGGAGAAGAGCGTGGCGAGAAGCTCTATCAGAAGCTGGTTCTTACGTTTGGTGAGAATGTCAAAGTTCCTATCATGGAGCTTCGCGAGAAGAACGATCCAGATCTGGAAGAGATTGCTGATTACGTTTACGAGAACGTTTTCCTGCATTACACCATGAAGCAGTGGGGAAAGACTCCAG is a window of Lancefieldella parvula DSM 20469 DNA encoding:
- a CDS encoding aldose 1-epimerase family protein → MSEIISISSDSLTASIDTMGAQLMSLRKGESEYLWQGDSNWWPRRAPILFPIVGVLKDGKAKSAEGTVSLSRHGLARLNQFEVVEKSNSSVTLQLKSTEETRKSYPYSFELRLIFSVANNTLTQTYEVTNPANVVLPFTLGAHPAFNIPVPGVESTSLDQYCLTFTRSWTSYGPSITDEGLCDYATPQRLIVNSDTLPLSWELIDREKTITLENVPDRRIVLTSNVTANSIESDTEDAITNDVYETHGIQMDFEGFDYLGIWSAAPGCPFVALEPWCGIADTIDTDGIFEHKPGIISLEPKQSITKTLSITVF
- a CDS encoding acetate/propionate family kinase yields the protein MNVLVINAGSSSLKYQLLDVDTREVYAKGNCERIGIEGSFVGHEELGGEKQKLEVALPDHKTAIKHVFDILKTIDKPIDGIGHRVVQGGWYFPESAVVDDKVLAQVREVAPLAPLHNYAEADVIEICRELFPEVGNVIVCDTSFHFNMPEKAHRYALPRDVVDKYHVRKYGAHGTSHRYIWRATNEFTNGQTHKLVSCHLGSGASLSAIEDGRDLETTMGLTPLDGLIMGTRCGTIDPATVFYLSRVGGYSIDEIDTMMNKQSGLLALSGHSDSRDIEDGAHAGDKDCQLALEMFYYRTSQLIMEMAQAMHGFDTMAFSAGIGENSDEMRLGVVKELEWMGVKIDEEKNKVRSGEIRDISAPDSKVRVLIVPTNEEYMIALDVQELLGK
- the pta gene encoding phosphate acetyltransferase, with product MSKFLDRMKETAKSDVKTIVLPEGEDQRTIDAAKKIVAEGIAKVIILGNPEQINVPGATVVDPATDERHEAYAQKFAELRARKGVTIEEARKQMNDATYFATMMVKMGDADGLVSGACHSTANTLRPALQIIKTAPGTKLVSAFFIMSTSTGFGEDGTLLFADCGLNIDPSAEELSEIALASADSWRAFMSDEPRVAMLSYSTMGSAGGATAEKVQEATKLAHEKNAELALDGDLQLDAALVPEVGKLKAPFSKVAGNANILVFPNLEAGNIGYKLVQRFSGADAYGPILQGIARPVNDLSRGCSADDIVGVVAITAVQAQMADNN